In Paracoccus liaowanqingii, the genomic stretch CTGCCGGCGCGCCATGGCCCGCGACGTCGATCAGAAAAAAGATGACCCTCCCATCCGAGAGGCCAAACACGTTATAGGTATCGCCGGCGATGAAATGGGCGGGCTTGAAGTAGCCGTAATAGCCGACGCCATTGACCTGCCCCGGCTCAGGAAGAAGAGCTGCCTGAACTGCCGCGGCTGCCTCGAGATCTGCTTTGACCTGACCATAAGCCTCCTCCAGCTTTTCGTGCAGAATGGTTCGCTCATCTTGAAGCCGTTTCCGTCGGATGGCATTGGCCTTGAAGACCCGAAGAGCATCAGCCATCGCGCCTATTTCGTCATTTCGTGTTGCAAGCGGGAGCGGGGTGTCGAACTTGCCCTCTGCAAGCCCGAGCATCGCATGTTCCAGAGCCTCGATTGGGAACAGCACCCGGCGCTGGATCACGTAAATGCTGCCCGCCACCGCCGCCCCGCCGCACAGAAGGAGCGTGAGCCACCTCGCAGCGCTCCAGGCTGCCTCGGTAAGGTTCGCTTGCAGGCGGCCTGCCGAACGCTGAGAAAGATCGTACTGCAAGCGCTCGACCCAAGGCAGAACACGGGACGCTTCAAGAAGCCAGTCCTCTGGCTGCCTGGCCGGCCTTTGATCCCGTGCCACGGCTTGCAGGATCGTAATCTCGACGGGACGATAGGACGAGAAATAGCTGTTGGCGAGCTCCGAGAGGTGTCGACGGACGGCGGGATCATCGGCAATCAATCGGTCCCGCAACTGCCGCAGAGTGAGTTCGGTATTGGCGGCATTGCGCTGCGCCGGGTCGAGCAGGTTGGGATCGCGTCGACCGACGTTGAGCAGGGTCGGAAGACGCGCTTGATTCCGGTAGATGTAGTCGAGCAAAGTGGAACTGAGCGTTTCCATCTCAATCATCGCCGTCCAGACAGGATCGGCAGCCTGCCCTTCGGCAAGAAGATCTCGTTGCAGTGCCTCCACAGTATCAATGGCTGCAATCATTCCTTCAAACCACTGCTCGGCCACCCGTGCTCGGGTAGCCTGATCACCCTTCTGCGCTGACACCGCATTTTCACGAAGCTCCCTGATGCGCCGCGGCATGTCGAAAAAGACCCGAAGTTCGTCTCCCAGATAAGGGCTCAGTTCCCGAAGCCGGTCCATAGCGGCAGCCAATGCCTGGTCGGTCTCGCGGGGGAGATCTGGGACCACCGCTTCGGGCGGCAGCGCCTCCTGGAGGGTGAGATACACCTGACTTCGCTCGGCTGCGAGAACGGCAGCTGCTTCGCTAAGCGCCCGGCGCGCCGTATTTGACTCCACCAGAGTACTCGCGCGTCTATAGGCTTCAACCGCAGACGAGATTTGGACCGCCACTGTTGCGAGAAGCGCCAAGCCTAAAAAGCCTGTCAGTCCGATGAGCGTGCGCCGTATGGTCATTTAGAAAAGCATATATATCAACTAACGCCCTTGGCAACGTTAGATAATAGGGAAATTGGCGTCGTGGCAAGTTCGCTCAGTGTGGAACGTTTTTCAGAATAGTCGCTTCCCTAGATAACCGCTTTGCTGCACAATCCAGCTCCAATGTCCTACACTGAAGGCGCAGGCGCAATGATGGGCGCCCACGATTTCATCGGTTCGGCATGAGGGCATGGTCGCTAGAGGAAGCTGCTGCAGGATGGATCGACAGGAAATGAGTGCAAGGGCGGCAGTCGTTTCCAAGATTCTCAAGCACAGAGAAGCGCTGCAACCGCTGTTGGCTAGCGTCTGTGATCAAGCAAGGCATCGCTTTGGCGTGCCATCGGCAATGGTCAATCTGATCGACGATCATCGGCAAGTCACGGTCGCGGGTAGCGGGCACGTACTGGATGTCATCCCGCGCCAGAGAAGTTTCTGCAATACCACGATACGGTCGGATATGCCCTTGATTGTCGAGGACGCCAGCGAACATGCGGCCTTCAAAGACAATCCGCTCGTTACTGGCCCTCCCTATATTCGGTTTTACGCCGGAGTGCCGCTGTTGTTTATGCGCGAAGTAAGATTGGGCGCTCTCTGCATCTGCGATCAGAAACGCCGCCATTTTTCCCGCGGTGACATTGCGGAACTAGAGGAACTTGCTGATCAGGTGATCAGCGGGATTGCCCACGCCCAGTTTCCTAGTTTTTTGAGATAGACAGGATGTGAGCTGCGGTGACAGGCGCAACTGGTAGCCAACACGGTCCCACGGGAATTTTCGCCAAAGCTGCTTGTCTTGGAAAGGTTTCTTGTAGTTGAAACGAGGCTGGATTCATGGCCATCTTGAGTCAACTACGGAACGGCGCCTCATTGGCGGGCGGCCAAAGGATGTGGACGAAATCGACGATGGGCTACTACTTTGAGCGTTACGAACACCGAGATCCCCCTGAGCCGGTCCCGCATTCGGAGGGGCGTCAACTCCTCTACCAATTTCTTGCAGTGCTCGCTCTCGTCACCGGTGCCTGGTATCTTCATTGGCGTTGGACGGATAGCCTTAATTTCAGTGCCCTATGGTTTGCAATTCCGCTTGTGATTGCTGAGACGACGGCCTTCATCGGCTTGATCTTTTTCACGATCAATATGTGGAAGACCAGTGACCTTCCGATCCTGCCACCACCTGCTTCTATCACAGACTGCTTGGACGATCCTGAAGCTCCTGATCGCCCGGTTTCCGTTGATGTCTTCTTCACGACCTATAATGAAGATGTAGATCTCGTTCGACTCGGCGTGCGAGACGCCGCAAAGATGCGCTATCCGCACCTAATCAACCTACGAATTCACATCCTTGATGACGGCGGCCGCGTCGAAATGCAGCGAATGGCTGAGGAAGAGGGCGCCAATTACATCACGCGCGACAACAATATTGGCTTCAAGGCAGGGAACCTTCGCAACGCGCTCGAGGTCACCACCGGTGATTTCATCGTCATTTGCGATGCGGACACGCGTCCTCTTCCAACTATGCTTGAACGCACCCTTGGCTATTTCCGCGATCCTGACATGGCGTGGGTGCAGACCCCCCAATGGTTTTATGACATCCCCGAGGGCACCCCAATTGCAGAAGCGTTAAGCCGGAGGCTTGGCTGGTTCGGCCGGGCTATGGGACGAGGTCTTGAGCAGATTGCAGGCCCGATCCGGATCGGCAGTGACCCCTTCGTCAATGACCCGGAGATGTTCTACCAGATCATTCTGCGCCGGCGAAACTGGGCCAATGCTTCTTTCTGCTGCGGCGCTGGCTCAATCCATAGGCGCGAAGCGGTGATGCAAGCCGCGCTGTCTGCCTACGGCGAAACCGTTACGAAGCAAGCCGAGAAGGAGGAGGCGGCAATTCGTCGAGTGACTCACGAAAAGGTGCTTGCTGAAGATGTAAGGATCCATCTGCGCGGACAAGCGCTACTTGCGACAGAGCTTACCCCCTATAAGTTTCATGTTTCGGAAGACATTTATACTTCGATTATTCTGCATTCGGACCCCAACAGACGGTGGAAATCGGTTCTGCATCCGTGGGTCGAATCCAAGATGCTATCGCCGCAAGACCTTCTTACTTGGTCAATTCAGCGCTTTAAATATGCAGGCGGTAGCCTCGACATTCTGTTCCATGATAACCCGCTCCTGCGGTCCGGTCTCTCCTGGCCACAGCGGCTGATGTATGGCGCAACATTCTGGTCCTACTTGTCCGGCATCTGGAATGTCGTGTTCCTGCTTGCCCCCATCGTCTACCTTTTTTCTGCAATTGCACCGGTCTCAGCGTATTCCACTGATTTCTACAAGCACATCTTGCCGTTTCTGATCTTGAACGAACTCGCGACGCTGGTTGGAACCTGGGGCATCGCAGGGTACAAATCTCGGCTTTGGTATTTGTCATTCTTCCCACTTAACCTTCGCGCCATGTGGTCTGTCGTAAAAGGGGAGAAGATCAAGTTCCCGGTCACGCCGAAAAGTCGTCAGGCAGGCACCTTTCAGCGCCTGGTGATACCGCAGATCGTTGTCGTGGTTCTGACATTGGCCGCCCTGGCGTTCGCCCTGACCGCCTACTTGATGGGTTCAGACAACTACACGGCTGGCGGCCTTGTCGCTAACGCGTTCTGGGGGGCAAACAATATTCTTGCTATGAGCGGCATCATCCGAGCTGCTTTTTGGCGACCAGATGAAGAAGAACCAATCACTCAGGAGGCCATCGCATGACCTTTCGCCAAGGGTTACTGGCCGCGCGCGGCAACATTGTCTTTTTGCTGGCGCTTATCGTTGCCTTCGCTTTGATTTTTACACTTGAAGCCTGGGAGCCGAGCCCGCGGCAGCCGCCGAACAGTTGGTTGCCAGAGGAAGAGGCGGCGTATGAGCCGCCGCCCTTTCATGAGCTCACGCCGGATCAACTTGGGGCCGCGCGTTCGGCATGGGGCTATTTCGAAGCAAATATTCGTCCCGAGACTGGGCTTGCCGACTCCGTGGCGGGCTATCCGGCAACAACGCTATGGGATACCGGATCCTTCCTGCTCGGCGCAGTTTCGGCGGAGAGACTGGGTGTCCTAAACCGCCCAAGCTTCGATACGATTGTAGAGGAGGCGCTCGAAAGCCTTTTGCAGATGCCGCTTTTTGCAGGCCTTTTGCCGAACAAGTCCTATGATACTCGGACGTTGCAGATGACGAATTATGCAAACGAACCGGTCGACCAGGGGATTGGCTGGTCCGCACTTGATCTTGGACGCATGCTCGTGTCCCTGCACACGATCATGCGCCATTATCCCGAACATGCGCCTGCAGTCAGTGCGGTCCTGGACTACTGGGACATAGGTGCTGCCGTCCGACAAGGCGAGATGGTCGGAGCCGAGCCTACTGCAGAGGGCGGCTATCTGCTGCTGCAGGAGGGCCGCGTCGGTTATGAACAATATGCGGCAATGGGCTTTGCTGTCATGGGCTATGATGTGCAAGAGGCGCAGCGCGTTGAAAGGCATCTGGATTGGTTTGATGTATTCGGCGTCGAGGTTCCGGAGGATCGACGGGATCCTGAGACCTTTGGAGGGCACACCTACACCCTCAGCGATCCGTATATCCTGCACGGATTAGAATTTGGATGGGATACCCGCACCGCGGCTCTGGCCCGCCGAGTCTATGAGGCACAGGAGCGCCGCCATGCCGAGACCGGAATCATCACCGCAGTCACCGAGGATCACCTCGATCGACCACCGTACTTCGTCTACAGCACCGTCGTCGGCAACGGCAAGCCGTGGAACGTGCTGACCGACACGGGAGAGCAGGCAACGGATTATCGCACTCTGAGCACCAAGGGATCGATGGGTTGGCACGTACTCTACGGAAGTGACTACACAGCCTCTCTTTTTTCTGCCGTAGCAGATTTGCAGACACCGGAAGGTTGGATGGCCGGGCATTTTGAAACATTTGGCGAACCCAATACGGTCCTGACGGCGAACACCAACGGGGTGATCCTGTCGGCACTTCACTACTCGGTATTCGGCCCAATCTTGCATCCTCGCATGCCCGAAGACGAAGGTAGATCAGGTTTGCTGGCAGCGGAGGAAGGAAAGTGAAGTCCTTGTTAGCTTTGGAGCGCCTGTGTCCACCTGCCGCGAAGCGGTCTGAGGCTTGACTGGGGTGCTTATCAACACATTTGAACGCCGAGGTTCATGGCGATGACTAAACATTCCAGCTTAGATCAGAGGTTCAAGATGATCTGTGGCACTAAACCCGCGCTAATTCTTTTGGTCGCGCTGCTACAACCGCTGTTCATGGTCGGGGCGGGTACATCTGCTGCGGCCGACGAGCACTGGCCCGATCGGCCGCTAGCAACCACAGACCCAGTGGCGCTTCCGCGATTTGGACCGCTCACCGATGATGAACTCGAGATGGCGCGCATTGCCTGGCGCTATTTTGAGAACAACCATCAGCCGCAGAGTGGTTTGGTGAATTCTACTCACAATTACCCGTCAGTGACGTTGTGGGATACTGCCTCCTATCTTGCTGGGCTTATCGCCGCACATTCGTTTGGCCTTGTCGAGGATGCGGAGGCCGAAGAGCGTCTGCGTAGCGTCCTCTCCACTTTAGAGCATATTCAACTTTTCCGGAACGAATGTCCGAACAAGGCCTACAACACACAGACAGTCCAGCTGGTCAATTACGTGAACCAACCGGCAGAGATTGGCTGCTCGGCGATTGACATGGGCCGTATGTTGATATGGCTCCGGATCGTCCAACAACGCTATCCTCAGTTTGAAGAGGTTCCTAACCGGATCGTTCGGCGCTGGAATTTTTGTGGCCTTGTCCAAGAGCCTGGGGTGACCTACGGCACGGCCTTGGCCGAAGACGGTTCTGTCCGCTACCTTCAGGAAGGCCGGCTCGGTTATGAGGAGTATGCCGCCAAAGGTTTTTCGCTCTGGGGATTCGACGTGTCCACCGCCCTCGAGCCTGAGCCCTACGAGACCATCTGGCTTTATGGGGTGGAGGTTGCCTACGATAGCCGCGACCCGCGCATCCTTGGGGCTCATAACTACGTCGTGAGCGAAAGCTATGCGCTTGGAGGGGTGGAGTTTGGTTGGGACTATTTCGACGGCGGTCAGATCGAGGACTGGCTGCCGCGATTTGCACAGAATATCTACACGGTGCAGGAGCGCCGTTTTGAGGCAACGGGGATTGTGACGGCGAGGACCGAGCATCAGCTTTCCGAAGCGCCTTACTTTGTCTACGACACTATCTTTAGCAATGGCCGCCCGTGGGCAACGATGACGGAAGGGGGCGAGTTCATGCCCCAACTGTCCGCCGTAGCACTGAAGGGCGCCCTCGGACTATGGGCTCTTTGGGATACACCTTACACAGACATGATCTTCGATCTGATCAAGCCACAGTTCGATCCGGAACTCGGTTTCTACGAAGGAATATTCGAGGAAGGTGGAGAGCCGATCCGGACCCAGACATCGAACAACAATGGCATCATGCTTGAAACCTTGCTTTTCAAAACTGAAGGGCCGCTTCTCAAGGATTTGACTCGTGTTCCGACCGCTTGGACACAAGGAGTGGATGACAGCATGGCCAAGGCAAACTGCCTGCCTGTGCCGCAGGTGCGCTGAAGGTGTGGCCGCTCAATCCTGCGCCGCTCTGTCTGTTGCCACGGTAAACGGCAGCTGGCACATGCCCTGCGCGGCAGTTGTAACCGAGGGACCCAATACCTCCGGACGGGCAGAGGCAGGGAAAAGCGGTCCATTTTGGCGGTATGCCAAAGCTTCGAGAATGAAGGCGTTAGTTGCGCTGGTCCGAGTGCGTTCGTGCGCTCCCGACAACTCGTAGCGGCCCTCGCCCCACCCATTCTCGCTATAAAGGGGGGTCACCGCTTGCAGCAGTGTTTCAGCATATTCGCTTTCCAGCAGCGTAGACATGGCAAAGGCTGCACGGGTCGACAGGAGGGATAACCGCGGATAGGAGGCCCCGTTTGTGTCAACGGTGCTCCAAGGATAACCGTTGGTGATTACTGTGTCGTAAAGGGCAAAAGGTTCTGCACCTCGACGGTAGTCCGTTCGGGCTGTCAGGATGCCGGTGTCGCGGTAGCGTTCCTCCTGAACCGTATGCATTGTCACGAAGAGTTCTTCTGCTGTGCGCACACCGTCGATAAGTTCATCGATCTCATTGAGAGCCAGACCGTCGAAGCCGAACTCAATCCCGAGATAAGAGGGCGGAGCCGTCATTAGTGGAGGGATGCGGATCGGCGTCTCGTCGACCTGGAACCACTCTCCGTAGATCTCCAATCTATAATTCGGCACCTCGATAGCCACGGCTGGCAGATCGAGACCCCAAGCACGATAGCCTTCAACGGCATAAGCGTCGTAGCCGCGGCCGCCTTCGGGCTGAAGTTGCTGCCCGGTCTCAGTGGAACGTGCCGCGAGCAAACCTCCTTGCTCGTCGACGATATCGCAAACATTAAACCTACTGACGGTGTTCCGGATATAGATCTCGTAAAACGGATATTCGACTGCAGCAATGCGCAGCCAGATCAGCAATCGTCCCAGATCCACTCCCGACCACCCGGTCATCCCGGGTTCGAAATCAGCGCCAAGCGGGGCTCCGGTTTCGATATTATAAGTTTGGTTTGGCAGCGTATTGAATGCGAGGGGCATCGAGTTCAGGAAGCCAAGAACTGCAGTAAACCGACGATCGAATTCTACCGCGTCGATCAACTCGATCTGTCGCGCAGCCACAAGGGCTGCAACATGGTCGCCGACCGTCCACATCGAGGTGTGAGAAATTCCAGTCCTTGATGGCACAAGCCCGGTGGCTTCGGACGTCATTTCTGCGAAATAAGACCAGGCAGCCTCAGCCCACATCAGTTCGAGCTCGGTCAGCACACCAGCTTGCTGCTCGCCGCGCTCCCGACGCGGGAAATTCTCCAGTTGCGCAATTTGGAATGAAGGTCCCGAACTTCCCGCGAATAGTTCCCCATCCATGCCGGTTCTGGCCGGCGCAGCTATTCCAGGCGCCACGGAGGCGGTAATCAACATCATCGCGGCCAAAGCCACGGCGAATGGAGCCCCCAAGCGGAGTTGAATTAAGAACGGCTTACCTGCTGGATGATGCAATGGTGGGGTTCCCATACGAGAGCGTCCTTTGTTTACCTTTGTACGTCAATCGAGAGTCTTCGCCTGAAGGATGGTGGAAACCGACGCATGCTGTTCCGCTCTGTTCAGAACCTAAGCTGCAGCACAACGCCGATTTCACTGCGGTTCCACGCCGACTTCAGGGTGCCAAAGCCTTCCCCGGCTTCCCCTGTTCGGGCGAGCGAAGAGGTGTGGGAGATGCTCAATGCAATGCTTCCTTTTTTGGATATCTCTCGGCTGATCTGGCCACGTATCCCGTAAGTCACGCCCTGGTTGTCGGGCGCGCTGCGGCTGTAGCCAAGCGAGCCGTTGAGCCCATATCGCCAACCACGAGGAAGGGGACCAAAAGCCTGCATCGTCCCCAAAACATTGGCATTAGAGGATGGACTCCAATAGAAATCGCTGGTCCGGTCATATGTGAACCCTCTTAGCTCCGCACCTAGCCAGACCTGATGGTCGCCTGCAAGGACCTGCCGCGACGCGTTTGCCTCAAAGGATAAGCGGCGGTTGCCATCACTCAAACTGCTCCACATCATGCGTCCTGCCGCCCGCATCTCGGGCGAAGAAGAGAACCTAGCTGAAATGCCAAAGTCATTTGCAAAAATTCGCTCTACAATTGCACGGCTCGTGTCCCCTGCATATCGCCGGCTCAAGTGAAGCCCATACCGCCATATGTCATTTTGGTTAAACCCGATTTCTGTGTCGAAGGTAGTCGAACGGCTTCGCCCTTCCCGCGAGTCCTGGATGTTCAGGAACAGAGTACCGCGCGCTTCAAACGCATCATTGAACCTACGGCTTCCCGAAAACCTCAAACTAGCTTGGTTCACGTCCGGAAAGTTATTACCCCGGTAGCGTATCAGGGCGGTCTCAAGACTGAAGCTGGTAAGCCCGTCTTCAAACATCGTCGTCTGACGTCCGCGTAGGGTTGTTATCCGTAAGCCGTCCGACTGCCATGCATGAGCAATATCAAGCGTAATAAGAGGCGTCTGTTCAAGCCAGATGGTCTCGAGAAAGGTTGTTCCCTCTTCGACGGCTTCACCTTGAGCAACCACTGTTCGTGCCAAGTCCGCAGCTAGATCAGGTCGACCCATGCTGTGAAAGGCCCGTGCGGCGAGCAGCCGCGCGGCGGGGTCTTGTTCCTCAAGAAGAGGCGCAAGCTGTAGGAGCATCTCACGCGGGCGCTGCAGCCCCAGTGTAGTGCGGGCGCGGCCGCGGATCGCATCCGCGTTTTCGGGCTCAACAGAGAGGACACGGAGGAAGTCTTCGCGTGATCTACGGTAGTTACCCAGATCTGCCAATACTTGGCCTCGCCCAACAAGGCCGGAGGCAAAATCAGGATCTTTGGCTAAGAGAGTATCATAAATTGAAACCGCTTCGTCGGGCCGACCGCTCCAGGCGTATGTTCTGGCCAGTCCGAGCAGTGTCCCACGGCGGTCTTCTTCGGATAGTTCCGGACGCTCAAGGAGTTCACGGAAGCGTGTCTCAGCATCATTCCACAAACCGCCATTCAGAAGGAATTCAGCTTCTTGACGGGCGAACTGATCCGCACGCGCGGGGTCGACCTGCGCCGCCTCGTCAAAGAGAGCAACAGCCTGTTTGAAATCCTTCTCCTCCGCGCGAACCCTTGCTGCGCCCGCCAGGGCATCGGCGAATCCACTGCGCAGCTCTGCGTCTGCAGGGCGCTCTTCGACCAACTGCCGAAGCGCGGGAACTGCCGCCAAGTAATCGCCCTTCCAAAGCATTTCGAAACCCGCCAGCCGTTTTGCACCCGCCTCGACATCTGCAAGCGCCGTAGTTGCGCGGTTTAGCGCCTCGCGCAGATCCACGTCGTCGGGATAGTCTTCAGCAACAGCGCGGAGAGCAGGTACGGCTTCCTCGAGGTTCCAAGACCAGAACAGGGCCAGTGCGAGCCGACGCCGGGCCGACTCCCGCTTCTCCTCGGGCTGCAGGGGGGCATTCATTACTTCGCGATAAAGCGGCACCGCCGCCTCGGCCGCTCCCGAGTACGCAAGTTGGTCCGCATATTCGCTTAGCCAATCATCGCGCTTTCGCGGCGAAATTTCGATTGCCCGCCTAAACAAGCGTGCTGCGTCATCAGGACGTCCTTGGCTGGCAAGTTGACGCGCCCTTGCAGCAAACTCCTCGGCACTTTGGGCAATTGCTGGCACACCTAAGCTTATGAAGATTAAAAAGAGAAGGATTGCGCGCAATATGTCCTCGCAGGAATGCTCGACCGGAAGCATACTTTTATTATGTTCGCTCCTTTACAGGGATCCATTACGCGTGCGCAGCAGCATTCTCAGTCGGACCTCTCCATCAACCCTAACATAGGCAACTTCATCCATCAGCATTACGATCAATGACAAGCCGCGCCCGCCTTCGGATAGGGACGCGAGATTGTCGGGATCGACCTCAAGCTTGTCTGCCCCCGCCTCGTCCAGCAGGTACTGTGGCATCGGAGGTGAACTGTCTGCTATCTCGACTGCCACGAAACCTGGGCCCGTCTGGACATAGATGCCGATCTGGATGGCGCTTTGAACTGTGCCATGACGGATCGTATTTGTGAGAGCCTCGGTTAACACCAGATCTACCGCTTCCGCCTGCTCTTGTGTCAGCTCCCCCTCTAGCCTGTTTTTCACAGCCTCGGATGCACGAGAAACCTCAGCGAGATCGCGCTCAATCCAGATAGGCTCAACGCTAAGAGGATCCGTTTCACCGGTCATTCTATTCCCCAAGTGTGGCCGCGGCCGCATCGATCGTCGGATGGATTGCAAACACTTTGTCCATGCTCGTCAGCTTGAACAACCTTGCAACAACGCCATTCAAACCCACAATGGCTATACTCCCCACTGATCCCATTTTCTTTGCGGCGAAGATGAATGCTCCCAAGGCCGAACTGTCCATGAACCGAACCTCCGACAGGTCGACGATCATCGTCTTGTGTCCCGCCTCGATAGGCACTAACAGCGCTACACGGAGTTCTGGCGCCTTGCTTGCATCAAGACGAGGTTCGCCGACGTGTAGCACATACAGTCCGTCGCGGAGGGTCTCACTGGTGTTCATGTACAACATTCCCTTCAATGGTTACGTTAGCTGCATCGTATGCGCTTCATACTCCGGTCTACCTTAAAGGGCATCACTGTCAAACAATCCGAACTATGAGACTAGAACTGGCAGTTTTTAACTGGCAGTTTTTTGTCTGCATGGGCGGCTACATCATCAGAGCCGCGTGACGGTTCTATTTCGGGGCACCTTCTTCAATAGAGCTCATTTAAGGTCCCCCCGCTCGGTGGGCTGAGCTGTCGGAGCGGTTCAGGCCGGTGCCATAGCTGCTGCCATACGCGCCGGGCCGAACCTCGGCCCCCAGGATGCGGGCGACAAGCGTTGCAGGAGGGTCGGTCCAGACCCCGGCCCATATCTCCTGCTTCGGCTGCACGGCCCACAGGTTGATGTAACTGTTCATCGGGCCAATGTTCCAGATGCCGCCCGGCATGTCGCCACCACTGAACTCCCCCACTATCTTTCCGTCAATGTGGAAAATTGCCTTCTCTTCGGTCACCGTGATTTCGTAAGTATGCGCATCTTTCGAAGCGTCGAAGCCGAGGTCAATTATCACAAGATCGCGTCCGTCATTATCGAGAGTGACTTGCTGACCCGAAGCAGTTTCCATGTGGATGTTAAGCTGGACCCGCGTTGTGTCGGCGCCAACAAATTCGAAGTCGAACTCGACCCAAGGCTGGTTCTCCCAATCCGACTTGAAAGTGAAGAGGCCAAAGACGGCACCGGGCCACATCTCGGGTGTCTGGACAGTCCAGCCCCAAGTGCCCGTCGTCGCCTCCAGCGCGGACTGAACCTCGCCAGACTGGTAGGGACGTTCCGAACCCTCCGGCGCCCGTCTCAGCACCAGCTCAACACTGCCGTCGACGGCGAGCCGTACATTGTCCGGCAACCACTGCAGAATGCTTGATTGTCCTGCGGGCCAGTCAGACTTTAGCCAGCCGTCAGCCGCGTAGGGCTGCGCGAACTCGTAAAGATCAAGGGTAGGAACGTCTGATATGAATGTCATCGACAACGCTTCTTGGTTTATTCGTTTGAACTTCAGCGCCACACAAGCGGTTTTGGAGGAGCCACTGGGCCCATTGTATCTAACGTCAATAGCCACAATAGAGAGCGCTTCCTACTTATAACAACTTAAAGTTGATGTGACGATGGTTTGGGGCTCAGAATGTCGGTCAGATCGAGGAGATCCTTTTACCTTACTAAGCGGGAATTGCCCTGGAAGTGATTGTCGCCGTACATGAACGCGATCGCCGCCTGATCAGGCGTCACCAACTTCTGCGCATATCTCTCCTCTCTGGCACCCGCACCCGTAAAAATATTCAAAAGACTAGTCGTCGCGACCGGGCGCGTTGGCGCGGGGAACGATCCGGTCAAGCGCGCCCTCCCCCGATCGGCATTGAGATTGTCTCGAATTCTGTGCGTCTTCATTCAACAGTCGACTGGTCTAACTTCATGGCAGGGCGTAGATTACGCCGAGCCCTCAACATTGTCCTGTCAAGCCACAGCGGCCAACAGCACTCCATAAGGCTTTTCTTCCCAAGGCTTGGCAATTGGAAATGACAGAAGACGTAAACAACCGGTTCGAGACGATGAAGAGAGGCGGTGCCGACAGGTAAGAAAACGTGGTCGTGCCACAAGGGTCAGACGTCGCAAACCACCCGTCACGGGCCCTGGCAGGGGCCGGTGACGGGGCCAGTTTAGCAGAACCCAGATG encodes the following:
- a CDS encoding SpoIIE family protein phosphatase, yielding MTIRRTLIGLTGFLGLALLATVAVQISSAVEAYRRASTLVESNTARRALSEAAAVLAAERSQVYLTLQEALPPEAVVPDLPRETDQALAAAMDRLRELSPYLGDELRVFFDMPRRIRELRENAVSAQKGDQATRARVAEQWFEGMIAAIDTVEALQRDLLAEGQAADPVWTAMIEMETLSSTLLDYIYRNQARLPTLLNVGRRDPNLLDPAQRNAANTELTLRQLRDRLIADDPAVRRHLSELANSYFSSYRPVEITILQAVARDQRPARQPEDWLLEASRVLPWVERLQYDLSQRSAGRLQANLTEAAWSAARWLTLLLCGGAAVAGSIYVIQRRVLFPIEALEHAMLGLAEGKFDTPLPLATRNDEIGAMADALRVFKANAIRRKRLQDERTILHEKLEEAYGQVKADLEAAAAVQAALLPEPGQVNGVGYYGYFKPAHFIAGDTYNVFGLSDGRVIFFLIDVAGHGAPAALVSVASHYSLVQALIARKPLEGLARAVETLNDDWPENMPYFTMVLGEVDPILGKGRMVQAGHPSPLLISRAGMITALGDGGLPIGALSQVPFEEVLFDFNPGDRLFVYSDGLTEAENDSDEAFSEERLHDLILQQLHQNTPDMLSEIERTVRSWCAPRDLDDDLTMLILEAKPAKTGATHT
- a CDS encoding DUF3131 domain-containing protein, whose protein sequence is MTKHSSLDQRFKMICGTKPALILLVALLQPLFMVGAGTSAAADEHWPDRPLATTDPVALPRFGPLTDDELEMARIAWRYFENNHQPQSGLVNSTHNYPSVTLWDTASYLAGLIAAHSFGLVEDAEAEERLRSVLSTLEHIQLFRNECPNKAYNTQTVQLVNYVNQPAEIGCSAIDMGRMLIWLRIVQQRYPQFEEVPNRIVRRWNFCGLVQEPGVTYGTALAEDGSVRYLQEGRLGYEEYAAKGFSLWGFDVSTALEPEPYETIWLYGVEVAYDSRDPRILGAHNYVVSESYALGGVEFGWDYFDGGQIEDWLPRFAQNIYTVQERRFEATGIVTARTEHQLSEAPYFVYDTIFSNGRPWATMTEGGEFMPQLSAVALKGALGLWALWDTPYTDMIFDLIKPQFDPELGFYEGIFEEGGEPIRTQTSNNNGIMLETLLFKTEGPLLKDLTRVPTAWTQGVDDSMAKANCLPVPQVR
- a CDS encoding glycosyltransferase, which encodes MGYYFERYEHRDPPEPVPHSEGRQLLYQFLAVLALVTGAWYLHWRWTDSLNFSALWFAIPLVIAETTAFIGLIFFTINMWKTSDLPILPPPASITDCLDDPEAPDRPVSVDVFFTTYNEDVDLVRLGVRDAAKMRYPHLINLRIHILDDGGRVEMQRMAEEEGANYITRDNNIGFKAGNLRNALEVTTGDFIVICDADTRPLPTMLERTLGYFRDPDMAWVQTPQWFYDIPEGTPIAEALSRRLGWFGRAMGRGLEQIAGPIRIGSDPFVNDPEMFYQIILRRRNWANASFCCGAGSIHRREAVMQAALSAYGETVTKQAEKEEAAIRRVTHEKVLAEDVRIHLRGQALLATELTPYKFHVSEDIYTSIILHSDPNRRWKSVLHPWVESKMLSPQDLLTWSIQRFKYAGGSLDILFHDNPLLRSGLSWPQRLMYGATFWSYLSGIWNVVFLLAPIVYLFSAIAPVSAYSTDFYKHILPFLILNELATLVGTWGIAGYKSRLWYLSFFPLNLRAMWSVVKGEKIKFPVTPKSRQAGTFQRLVIPQIVVVVLTLAALAFALTAYLMGSDNYTAGGLVANAFWGANNILAMSGIIRAAFWRPDEEEPITQEAIA
- a CDS encoding DUF3131 domain-containing protein; amino-acid sequence: MTFRQGLLAARGNIVFLLALIVAFALIFTLEAWEPSPRQPPNSWLPEEEAAYEPPPFHELTPDQLGAARSAWGYFEANIRPETGLADSVAGYPATTLWDTGSFLLGAVSAERLGVLNRPSFDTIVEEALESLLQMPLFAGLLPNKSYDTRTLQMTNYANEPVDQGIGWSALDLGRMLVSLHTIMRHYPEHAPAVSAVLDYWDIGAAVRQGEMVGAEPTAEGGYLLLQEGRVGYEQYAAMGFAVMGYDVQEAQRVERHLDWFDVFGVEVPEDRRDPETFGGHTYTLSDPYILHGLEFGWDTRTAALARRVYEAQERRHAETGIITAVTEDHLDRPPYFVYSTVVGNGKPWNVLTDTGEQATDYRTLSTKGSMGWHVLYGSDYTASLFSAVADLQTPEGWMAGHFETFGEPNTVLTANTNGVILSALHYSVFGPILHPRMPEDEGRSGLLAAEEGK
- a CDS encoding GAF domain-containing protein, whose protein sequence is MDRQEMSARAAVVSKILKHREALQPLLASVCDQARHRFGVPSAMVNLIDDHRQVTVAGSGHVLDVIPRQRSFCNTTIRSDMPLIVEDASEHAAFKDNPLVTGPPYIRFYAGVPLLFMREVRLGALCICDQKRRHFSRGDIAELEELADQVISGIAHAQFPSFLR